One Jannaschia sp. GRR-S6-38 genomic window carries:
- a CDS encoding protein-methionine-sulfoxide reductase heme-binding subunit MsrQ, whose amino-acid sequence MPGVWLVYRAVTGGLGVDPVKSLEHALGELSLQFLLVSLLITPLLRYGRVNLLKFRKALGLIGFSYLVLHFLVWLLLDLQLRWGQIGADLVKRPYIVVGFIAFLALVPLAATSFKKAVSVLGAQTWQRIHRLVYVAVILGGVHYVMQEKVWTVESLAYLAAAVILVGMRFLWIRRW is encoded by the coding sequence GTGCCGGGGGTCTGGCTCGTCTACCGGGCGGTGACCGGCGGGCTGGGTGTCGATCCGGTCAAGTCGCTGGAGCACGCGTTGGGCGAGCTGTCGCTGCAGTTCCTTCTGGTCTCGCTGCTGATCACGCCGCTCCTGCGCTATGGACGGGTGAACCTTCTGAAGTTCCGCAAGGCGCTGGGGCTGATCGGCTTCAGCTACCTTGTGCTGCATTTCCTGGTCTGGCTGCTCTTGGACCTGCAGCTGCGCTGGGGGCAGATCGGCGCCGATCTCGTGAAGCGACCCTATATCGTGGTGGGCTTCATCGCCTTCCTGGCGCTGGTCCCGCTGGCGGCGACGTCCTTCAAGAAGGCGGTCAGCGTGCTGGGGGCGCAGACCTGGCAGCGGATCCATCGGCTGGTCTACGTCGCCGTGATCCTGGGCGGGGTCCACTATGTCATGCAGGAGAAGGTGTGGACGGTGGAGAGTCTCGCCTATCTCGCGGCGGCCGTGATCCTGGTGGGCATGCGATTCCTCTGGATCCGCCGCTGGTGA
- a CDS encoding helix-turn-helix domain-containing protein has product MAERLCPKQAADYIGLSIRTLARYRMERVGPPWLKVGRSVQYRRASIDTWLESQEQNPVRTK; this is encoded by the coding sequence ATGGCAGAGCGGCTCTGCCCTAAACAAGCCGCCGACTACATTGGACTGAGCATTCGGACGCTTGCCCGGTATCGCATGGAGCGAGTCGGGCCGCCTTGGCTCAAGGTCGGTCGCTCCGTTCAGTATCGGCGCGCGAGCATCGATACCTGGCTTGAAAGCCAAGAGCAGAACCCCGTCAGAACGAAGTGA
- a CDS encoding P-loop NTPase family protein, whose translation MKPTYYLKKLKELSKRYARAQQIPLHKARDAVAEILGFSHWHDVTKAHRAGWTPTKEHVSAVETLLVEALPGDEAGGPRSGTFIGDSIFETDIQHGTIDGHEYTIATSMGDVHLHGTGWHLQVPEAPYEEPRLEIAKQIRHEAPVYEAAFQQEVLNIAIKRAQQVRAGIASDWPRRSTKPDKDGFVRHPIYGAVSDKWFCLHCEASITGEQIAESLWHCPRCDASPLDVFESPWWLGEQDAQPEPIADNEMQGRPELVVDVLDTRLKLELDAEKVTLLIRSALVEDALNVSERLGALFADIFVHDDNDVCITFDEDLWPEHKEPISALAVAGHLGINVDKAFCLRELPFAWPGLGGHTESTAEYTQTMLKAYANQRAD comes from the coding sequence ATGAAACCGACATACTACCTTAAGAAACTGAAGGAACTGTCAAAGCGCTACGCGCGAGCTCAACAGATACCCCTCCACAAAGCGCGTGATGCGGTTGCCGAGATACTGGGCTTTTCGCACTGGCATGACGTTACTAAGGCACACAGAGCGGGTTGGACGCCAACAAAAGAGCATGTCTCTGCCGTAGAAACCTTGCTCGTCGAAGCGTTGCCCGGCGATGAAGCTGGTGGACCTCGATCTGGAACATTTATTGGAGACTCTATCTTCGAGACAGACATTCAACACGGCACCATTGATGGGCACGAATACACTATCGCAACTTCAATGGGTGACGTTCATTTGCATGGGACAGGTTGGCACCTTCAAGTGCCCGAAGCTCCATACGAGGAACCTCGCCTAGAGATCGCAAAACAGATTAGGCACGAGGCTCCAGTTTATGAAGCTGCGTTTCAGCAAGAAGTGCTCAACATTGCGATCAAGCGTGCGCAGCAGGTTCGTGCAGGCATAGCATCAGATTGGCCCAGACGCTCTACGAAGCCTGACAAAGACGGTTTCGTACGTCACCCCATTTACGGAGCTGTGTCAGACAAGTGGTTCTGCTTGCATTGCGAAGCGTCGATAACTGGCGAACAGATCGCCGAGAGTCTTTGGCATTGCCCACGTTGCGACGCCTCTCCGCTTGATGTTTTCGAAAGTCCTTGGTGGCTTGGAGAACAAGATGCCCAGCCGGAACCAATTGCTGACAACGAGATGCAAGGGAGGCCTGAGCTTGTGGTCGATGTTTTGGATACACGGCTGAAACTGGAACTCGATGCAGAAAAGGTCACCTTGTTGATACGAAGCGCTCTCGTTGAGGATGCCTTGAATGTGAGCGAGCGGTTGGGCGCCTTGTTTGCCGATATCTTTGTTCATGATGACAACGATGTATGCATAACCTTTGATGAAGACCTCTGGCCGGAGCACAAGGAACCCATCTCAGCACTCGCAGTTGCGGGTCATCTCGGGATAAATGTTGATAAAGCATTCTGTCTGCGGGAGTTGCCCTTTGCTTGGCCCGGGTTGGGTGGGCACACCGAAAGCACCGCAGAGTACACGCAAACGATGCTGAAGGCTTACGCCAACCAACGAGCTGACTAA